A part of Marinicella rhabdoformis genomic DNA contains:
- a CDS encoding 3-deoxy-D-manno-octulosonic acid kinase, producing MKPFKKNNQWLICQPKLESEIETQWFDQEHWLNQGRLLGANSGRGSAWVVKSEHGKWVLRHYFRGGMYAKISKDKYLWTGIENCRAIKEFKLLLQLQSWKLPAPVAVAARVIKHGCFYRNDLIMEQLQHQNTFAQSLSETDFSLKMWQHVGSIIAKFHNHGVFHSDLNANNILINDEQIYLIDFDKSDTRNPKRSWQLNNINRLKRSIEKITQKSCQNELKPFWDALYAAWELRLK from the coding sequence TTGAAACCGTTCAAAAAAAATAATCAATGGCTGATTTGCCAACCTAAACTGGAAAGTGAAATTGAAACCCAATGGTTCGATCAAGAACACTGGCTCAACCAAGGCCGTTTATTAGGCGCCAATTCAGGCAGGGGTTCTGCTTGGGTGGTCAAGTCTGAACATGGGAAATGGGTTCTGAGACATTACTTCCGTGGCGGCATGTATGCCAAAATTAGCAAAGATAAATACCTATGGACGGGTATTGAAAACTGTCGCGCCATTAAAGAATTTAAATTATTACTACAATTACAATCATGGAAATTGCCCGCACCTGTAGCGGTTGCAGCACGGGTGATAAAGCATGGATGTTTTTATCGCAATGACCTGATCATGGAACAACTACAGCACCAAAACACGTTTGCTCAATCACTCTCCGAGACAGATTTTAGTTTAAAAATGTGGCAACATGTAGGTTCAATTATAGCCAAGTTTCATAACCACGGCGTTTTTCACTCTGACCTCAATGCCAACAATATTTTAATCAATGATGAGCAAATTTACCTGATTGACTTTGATAAAAGTGACACCAGAAATCCCAAAAGAAGTTGGCAGCTCAACAACATCAATAGACTTAAACGGTCGATAGAGAAAATTACCCAGAAATCTTGTCAAAATGAACTCAAACCATTTTGGGATGCATTGTATGCTGCTTGGGAACTGCGTTTAAAATGA
- a CDS encoding glycosyltransferase family 9 protein, translating into MTTNHLSKHLSDPQNICIFRLSAIGDVTHMVPVIKTLQHRFPSCKITWIVGTLEHKLLAGLKGVEFIVFNKSSGWKGINGLRKALSGRRFDVLLQMQLSMRANLLSLLISAKRRIGYDNHRSKELHSWVINESIPYLKDIHVLDGFMQFATYLGCQQKVLDWHIPVDETDVLLAKRIMNPENMSHLEPSHKNVSVDDVLQGKRNFESIHQINTADAPHKTKVIISPCSSHKLRNWSVKNYAALCDHLVQKHDAQVLLCGSPAASEKAFISEIEQACHVPVLNIAGQDTLKQLLCLMQMVNLVVSPDSGPLHMAGSVGTPVIGLLAASNYKRSGSYQFPEFTVDAYPEACKKFLNKDVDDVKWGTKTEFEGAMDLIKISDVTDKVDQLLSK; encoded by the coding sequence ATGACAACAAATCATCTGAGTAAACATTTATCAGACCCACAAAATATTTGTATCTTTAGGCTCAGTGCCATTGGCGATGTAACCCATATGGTGCCTGTAATAAAAACGCTTCAGCACAGGTTTCCCAGTTGTAAAATTACTTGGATAGTAGGTACGCTGGAGCATAAATTACTGGCTGGTTTGAAAGGTGTGGAATTTATTGTGTTCAATAAGTCATCAGGATGGAAAGGGATAAATGGACTCAGAAAGGCGTTAAGTGGACGAAGGTTTGATGTTTTATTGCAAATGCAACTGTCTATGCGTGCCAATTTATTGTCATTGTTGATTTCTGCTAAACGACGCATAGGGTACGACAATCATCGCAGTAAAGAGCTACATTCGTGGGTGATTAACGAATCTATTCCTTATCTAAAAGACATTCATGTGCTGGATGGGTTTATGCAATTTGCCACTTATTTGGGTTGTCAACAAAAGGTACTGGATTGGCATATTCCGGTTGATGAAACAGATGTGCTTTTGGCCAAGCGCATTATGAACCCAGAAAACATGTCTCACCTAGAGCCTTCACACAAAAATGTATCTGTCGATGACGTTTTACAAGGCAAAAGAAATTTTGAATCCATTCATCAAATCAACACGGCTGATGCGCCACACAAGACAAAAGTCATTATCAGTCCATGTTCAAGTCACAAGTTGCGCAATTGGTCAGTAAAAAATTATGCGGCGTTGTGTGATCATTTGGTTCAAAAGCATGACGCTCAAGTGCTGTTGTGTGGCAGTCCTGCTGCAAGCGAAAAAGCATTCATTTCTGAAATTGAGCAAGCTTGTCATGTTCCTGTATTGAATATTGCTGGCCAAGATACGTTGAAGCAACTGTTGTGCTTGATGCAGATGGTTAATTTGGTTGTGTCACCTGATTCAGGGCCTTTGCATATGGCAGGTAGTGTGGGTACGCCGGTTATTGGTTTGTTGGCGGCAAGTAATTACAAACGTTCAGGCTCGTATCAATTTCCAGAGTTTACGGTTGATGCTTATCCCGAAGCATGTAAAAAGTTTCTGAATAAAGACGTTGACGATGTGAAATGGGGCACCAAAACTGAGTTTGAAGGCGCCATGGATTTAATTAAAATCAGCGATGTAACTGATAAGGTGGATCAGCTGTTATCAAAATAA
- the recQ gene encoding DNA helicase RecQ produces MQNNTSEHLFNVTVVHLKSNGRLFTIINMSKAKKILKEVFGYDAFRNQQQAIVDAVIGGQDALVLMPTGGGKSLCFQIPAIARKGVGVVVSPLIALMQDQVDALCQLGVSAAYINSTLSAREIEAVKAKATSGELEMLYLSPERLVGEEMQAFLHTIDVGLFAIDEAHCVSQWGHDFRKEYQELSLLHKQFPDIPRIALTATADQRVRTEIIKELQLDNAEVFVSSFDRPNITYAIEEQTNGKQQLWRFIKDNHPQDAGIVYCLSRRKVESVAEFLVKNGRKALPYHAGLSNKVRHANQAKFLREEGVIIVATIAFGMGIDKPDVRFVAHFSMPKNIESYYQETGRAGRDGLVSNAWMAYNYQDVVMQRQFIRDSDAGDEHKNVLHEKLDALVDLCEQLDCRRQTLVRYFDEDMPEPCGNCDNCINPPEKTDASKEAQMAMSAIHHTGHKFGMMYLIDLLLGNDDDERVKEFKHDELSIYGIGKDHVKTWWRRLYRQLVSKGYIDVGEEYNSLQLNQKSKPILRGEESFYIRDVVKAVNKTKKKEEVDLGRHDQILWGALKELRTNLAADQGVPPYVIFSDVSLLEMVKKRPIESEKFMYIQGVGEYKLAKYGKQFIQVIKDNPLPEKLDNRLDEAVNVTLDHFLEHKDVETVAEILGINLNTVYMQLSQAIAVGLVDKKDVTGLDENEIEYIIQTAEMTEYLEDKKLKPVYDALEGMYDYGTLRCVLAELE; encoded by the coding sequence ATGCAAAATAATACTTCTGAACATTTATTCAATGTGACAGTAGTTCACTTGAAATCAAACGGTCGTTTGTTTACAATCATTAACATGTCTAAAGCCAAAAAAATATTAAAAGAAGTGTTTGGTTACGATGCATTTCGTAACCAGCAACAAGCCATTGTTGATGCCGTTATTGGCGGTCAAGATGCATTGGTCCTGATGCCGACTGGTGGTGGTAAATCTTTATGTTTCCAAATTCCAGCGATTGCAAGAAAGGGTGTGGGCGTGGTGGTTTCACCTTTGATTGCATTGATGCAAGACCAAGTTGATGCCCTGTGCCAATTGGGTGTGTCAGCTGCTTACATAAACTCCACATTAAGTGCCAGAGAAATCGAGGCAGTTAAAGCGAAAGCCACGTCTGGTGAATTAGAAATGTTGTATTTATCGCCTGAACGTTTGGTGGGTGAAGAAATGCAAGCGTTCTTACACACCATTGATGTCGGGTTATTTGCGATAGATGAAGCGCATTGTGTGTCTCAATGGGGGCATGACTTCCGAAAAGAGTACCAAGAGCTTTCTTTGTTGCATAAGCAGTTTCCTGATATCCCACGTATTGCGCTGACTGCAACAGCTGATCAGCGTGTCAGAACTGAAATCATTAAAGAATTACAGTTAGATAATGCTGAAGTGTTTGTGTCCAGCTTTGATCGGCCGAACATCACTTATGCGATTGAAGAACAAACCAATGGAAAGCAACAGTTGTGGCGATTCATTAAAGACAACCACCCTCAAGATGCAGGTATTGTATATTGTTTGTCTCGTCGAAAAGTGGAGTCGGTGGCTGAATTCTTGGTTAAAAATGGCCGAAAGGCTTTGCCTTATCATGCCGGTTTATCAAATAAAGTCAGGCATGCCAATCAAGCCAAGTTTTTGCGTGAAGAGGGTGTGATTATAGTGGCAACCATTGCTTTTGGAATGGGGATTGATAAGCCTGATGTGCGCTTTGTGGCACACTTTTCTATGCCTAAAAATATTGAGTCATATTATCAAGAAACAGGTCGTGCAGGTCGTGATGGTTTGGTTTCTAATGCTTGGATGGCATATAACTACCAAGATGTGGTGATGCAACGTCAATTTATTCGTGACTCAGATGCCGGCGACGAACACAAAAATGTGTTGCATGAAAAGTTAGATGCTTTGGTTGATTTGTGTGAACAGTTGGATTGTAGGCGTCAAACACTGGTTCGATATTTTGATGAGGACATGCCAGAACCTTGTGGAAATTGCGATAATTGTATCAACCCACCAGAAAAAACAGATGCTTCAAAAGAGGCCCAAATGGCCATGTCTGCGATTCATCATACAGGTCATAAATTCGGCATGATGTATTTGATTGATTTGTTGTTGGGAAATGACGATGATGAGCGTGTTAAAGAGTTTAAACACGATGAGCTTTCTATTTATGGTATTGGAAAGGATCATGTTAAAACTTGGTGGCGTCGTTTATATCGACAGTTGGTCAGTAAAGGCTATATCGATGTGGGTGAAGAATACAATTCATTGCAGTTAAATCAAAAATCTAAGCCCATCTTGCGAGGAGAAGAGTCATTCTATATCCGTGACGTGGTGAAAGCGGTCAATAAAACCAAGAAAAAAGAAGAAGTGGACCTGGGTAGGCATGACCAAATTCTATGGGGGGCTTTGAAAGAGTTAAGGACAAATTTGGCCGCCGACCAAGGTGTGCCACCTTATGTTATTTTTTCAGATGTTTCTCTGTTAGAAATGGTCAAAAAAAGGCCGATAGAAAGTGAAAAATTCATGTATATTCAGGGCGTAGGGGAATACAAACTGGCCAAATACGGTAAACAGTTTATACAAGTTATTAAAGACAACCCATTACCTGAAAAGCTAGATAACCGTTTAGATGAAGCGGTCAATGTGACACTGGACCATTTTTTAGAGCACAAAGATGTAGAAACTGTGGCTGAAATTTTGGGCATCAACTTAAACACAGTTTATATGCAGTTATCACAGGCGATTGCTGTCGGATTGGTGGATAAAAAAGACGTTACTGGCTTGGATGAAAATGAAATTGAATACATCATTCAGACTGCAGAAATGACTGAATATTTAGAAGATAAGAAGCTTAAGCCTGTTTATGATGCTTTAGAAGGCATGTATGATTATGGCACGTTGAGGTGTGTGTTGGCAGAGCTTGAGTGA
- a CDS encoding DUF1835 domain-containing protein, translating to MSELTLNITNGDCAVDALSQAGVIGDILPWRDVLHIGPLLPGDLMGRFEQSRVLFLSQYFKLPASVVSEKFKSRHTLLNDLNQYQTIRLWFEHDLYDQLQLIQIVAFLAECCDPEQLRWVVTDHFIGPAQPSELHELFRFDRPVSKKCIKMAPKLWQALTDDNPMSWSALDHVELSAWPFISQTLARLMAEFPDVNTGLSLTQWLLISALSTSPMSGATLFKAYNKLEWAQFMGDSVFEKELAALTTAKCPLLFIKKDHGCWIKNVFELTPLARDVMVGKKNHVKLNGIDRWIGGAHLKENSCWWFNNEVNQLEQ from the coding sequence TTGAGTGAATTAACATTAAATATCACCAATGGTGACTGTGCTGTTGATGCTTTAAGTCAAGCTGGTGTTATTGGCGATATTTTACCATGGCGTGATGTCTTGCATATTGGGCCGTTGTTACCAGGTGATTTAATGGGACGCTTTGAGCAATCACGCGTCCTTTTTTTATCTCAGTATTTTAAGCTCCCAGCCAGTGTGGTCAGCGAAAAATTCAAATCAAGACACACATTATTAAACGACCTGAATCAATACCAAACCATCAGATTGTGGTTTGAACATGATTTATACGACCAGCTTCAGTTGATTCAAATTGTGGCATTTCTTGCTGAGTGCTGTGATCCAGAGCAACTCAGGTGGGTGGTAACTGATCATTTTATCGGTCCGGCGCAACCAAGTGAGCTTCATGAGTTATTTCGATTTGATCGTCCGGTATCAAAAAAGTGTATAAAAATGGCACCTAAGTTATGGCAGGCATTAACTGATGACAACCCCATGTCATGGTCTGCACTCGATCACGTTGAGTTAAGTGCTTGGCCTTTCATTTCACAAACTTTAGCACGATTAATGGCGGAGTTTCCTGATGTCAATACCGGTCTGAGCTTGACACAATGGTTGCTGATCAGTGCCTTATCAACATCTCCCATGTCGGGTGCCACATTGTTCAAAGCCTACAATAAGCTAGAGTGGGCTCAATTCATGGGAGACAGTGTATTTGAGAAGGAGCTTGCTGCATTGACAACGGCAAAATGTCCGCTGTTGTTCATAAAAAAAGACCATGGCTGCTGGATAAAAAATGTATTTGAATTAACGCCATTGGCCAGAGATGTGATGGTGGGAAAGAAAAACCATGTCAAACTGAATGGTATTGATCGTTGGATTGGTGGTGCACACTTGAAAGAAAACAGCTGTTGGTGGTTTAATAATGAAGTGAATCAATTGGAGCAGTAA
- a CDS encoding SRPBCC family protein: protein MKYQNQITINAKRDTVIELLDNPENMKFWQRGLVSYELLGEEQIGVGAQMKLNYKMGKRDVEMLETIVTYDLPERFDAIYEAKGVWNLVENHFAEQNNGQTVWTADCEFKFSGFMRVMSWVMPKSMFQKQSCQYLEDFKKFVESQQGG, encoded by the coding sequence GTGAAATACCAAAATCAGATTACCATTAATGCCAAGCGTGATACCGTCATTGAGTTGTTGGACAACCCTGAAAACATGAAGTTTTGGCAGCGAGGTTTGGTTTCTTATGAACTTTTAGGTGAGGAGCAGATTGGAGTAGGGGCTCAGATGAAATTGAACTACAAAATGGGTAAACGAGATGTGGAGATGCTTGAAACCATCGTTACTTATGATTTACCTGAGCGATTTGACGCGATATATGAAGCCAAAGGCGTCTGGAATTTGGTGGAAAATCATTTTGCAGAACAAAACAATGGACAAACCGTCTGGACTGCCGATTGTGAGTTTAAGTTCTCAGGCTTTATGCGCGTCATGTCATGGGTGATGCCAAAGTCAATGTTTCAAAAGCAGTCTTGTCAATATTTGGAAGATTTCAAAAAGTTTGTAGAGTCTCAACAAGGTGGATAA
- a CDS encoding Na+/H+ antiporter NhaC family protein: MDKAQEGVAASEPMVAHAILVVLGLFGLIAAGMVYLPHALQVVLFFAVVWVSIHARLLGFDVKAIRQMMNQSLSKALPAFYIFLLIGMVIASLMKSGTIAALIYYGLSWLSPELFLPIGFVLCALMSLATGTSWGTVGTLGLVFVGMASAVGVPLYWVAGMVISGATFGDKMSPISDTTNLAAMSADVNLYSHISSMLYTTVPTFVIVFVIYLTVGLGFESNAVVSENVLNMKAALASSFELSPWVTLLPVLVLFVLSFMRFSPEVSMVSAVFTAMFVAMVWQPVTFQEFSQALWKNSPVDIGHETLNQLLGRGGLYAMAWTLILAILAMALGGVLHGAGFLKAVLQGFVAQIKRAAHLVTVTIATAFMSILALSEGYVAIILNGQVFSKAFDKLSIDRKVLSRSLEEGITLTAGLIPWSVAGAFYTGALGVSVLDYAPYALLNWLNPLIAVVFAYLGIGLFRHKGLMQDR; this comes from the coding sequence GTGGATAAGGCGCAAGAGGGCGTTGCTGCAAGTGAACCAATGGTGGCTCACGCCATATTGGTGGTTTTGGGCTTGTTTGGTTTGATTGCTGCCGGAATGGTTTATTTGCCACATGCGTTGCAAGTGGTTTTATTCTTTGCTGTTGTTTGGGTTTCTATCCATGCAAGGTTGTTGGGTTTTGATGTCAAAGCAATAAGGCAAATGATGAATCAATCATTGAGCAAGGCTTTACCGGCTTTTTATATATTTTTGTTAATTGGAATGGTGATTGCTTCATTGATGAAAAGTGGCACCATTGCGGCATTAATTTACTACGGGTTGTCTTGGTTGAGCCCAGAATTGTTTTTACCGATTGGTTTTGTTTTGTGTGCACTGATGTCATTAGCAACCGGTACATCTTGGGGAACAGTAGGCACTTTGGGTCTGGTGTTTGTTGGCATGGCAAGCGCTGTAGGTGTGCCACTATACTGGGTGGCTGGCATGGTGATTTCTGGTGCTACCTTTGGAGACAAGATGTCACCAATTTCTGACACCACTAATTTGGCTGCCATGAGTGCTGATGTTAATTTGTACTCGCACATATCATCAATGCTTTATACGACGGTGCCGACTTTTGTTATTGTTTTTGTTATTTACTTAACCGTTGGTTTGGGTTTTGAGTCAAATGCAGTGGTTTCTGAAAATGTATTGAACATGAAAGCGGCCTTGGCTTCATCATTTGAACTGTCACCATGGGTGACCTTATTGCCAGTTTTGGTATTGTTTGTACTCAGTTTTATGCGATTTTCGCCAGAAGTCAGTATGGTCAGTGCCGTTTTTACGGCCATGTTTGTGGCCATGGTATGGCAGCCAGTGACGTTTCAAGAGTTCAGTCAGGCTTTGTGGAAAAATTCGCCAGTTGACATTGGTCATGAAACTTTGAACCAGTTATTAGGCAGGGGTGGTTTGTATGCCATGGCATGGACTTTGATTCTTGCCATATTGGCCATGGCTTTGGGTGGCGTTTTACATGGTGCTGGTTTCCTTAAAGCGGTGCTACAAGGTTTTGTTGCTCAAATTAAACGGGCTGCACATTTAGTGACTGTTACTATTGCAACTGCTTTTATGTCAATATTGGCTTTAAGTGAAGGCTATGTGGCCATTATCCTCAATGGGCAGGTGTTTTCTAAAGCTTTTGATAAATTAAGTATTGACCGCAAGGTGTTGTCTCGTTCTTTGGAAGAGGGGATTACATTGACTGCTGGGTTGATTCCTTGGTCAGTGGCTGGGGCATTTTATACAGGCGCTTTAGGGGTTTCGGTTTTGGATTATGCGCCTTATGCGTTACTCAATTGGTTAAACCCTTTGATAGCAGTCGTGTTTGCTTATTTAGGTATTGGTTTGTTCAGGCACAAAGGTTTAATGCAGGATAGGTGA
- a CDS encoding peptidoglycan DD-metalloendopeptidase family protein, which translates to MKNIRSIVAILCCSTVYANDIEGTVQGGAYSHGHQDAFTDADHFKHKTQYTQDRDNLINSGKLSINRGGFQPQFIMPLRTTNNDPGFFGVSNYVDQDPVFNGNVEDFFCGARTYDLSNYNHKGIDFFTWPYAWDKMDNDEVEVVAAADGVITTKLDGNFDRNCDFSDPNWNAVYVTYNDGSYSYYGHLKNGSLTSKQEGASVVAGEYLGVVGSSGSSTGPHLHFETYDLDGNLIEPYSGQCNRMNNDSWWLDQEAYRESKVNKLASHDVEPDELSSCPTNIDMPNYQDDFDPGDTVYLAAYYRDQELNQLSSYYLLKPDGSEFGSAWHHNSPDTYNASYWYITRQLPNDAEPGAWTFRVNYNLNTYEHVFYVGDLIFESAFEN; encoded by the coding sequence ATGAAAAACATCCGATCAATAGTGGCCATATTGTGCTGCTCAACTGTTTATGCCAATGATATAGAAGGCACCGTCCAAGGCGGGGCATACTCCCACGGTCATCAAGATGCCTTTACTGATGCTGATCATTTTAAGCACAAAACACAATACACCCAAGACCGTGATAACCTGATCAATTCAGGCAAGTTGTCCATTAACCGTGGTGGCTTTCAGCCACAATTCATCATGCCTTTGCGCACAACGAACAATGACCCTGGCTTTTTTGGTGTCAGCAATTATGTCGATCAAGATCCGGTGTTCAATGGCAATGTTGAAGATTTCTTTTGTGGTGCCAGAACCTATGACTTGAGTAACTACAACCATAAGGGGATAGATTTTTTTACTTGGCCTTATGCTTGGGACAAAATGGACAATGATGAGGTGGAAGTGGTTGCGGCAGCTGATGGTGTGATCACAACCAAATTAGATGGCAATTTTGACCGGAATTGTGATTTTTCTGACCCTAATTGGAATGCCGTTTATGTGACTTACAATGACGGGTCCTATTCATACTATGGCCACTTGAAAAATGGCTCACTCACCAGTAAGCAGGAAGGAGCCTCTGTTGTAGCGGGTGAATATTTAGGTGTGGTGGGAAGTTCTGGGTCATCAACTGGTCCCCATCTACACTTTGAAACTTATGATTTAGATGGAAATTTAATTGAGCCATACAGTGGTCAATGTAACAGGATGAACAATGACTCTTGGTGGCTGGATCAAGAAGCTTATCGCGAATCTAAAGTGAATAAGTTAGCCTCGCATGATGTTGAACCTGATGAATTAAGCAGCTGTCCGACTAATATAGATATGCCTAATTATCAGGATGATTTTGATCCAGGTGATACGGTCTACTTGGCGGCCTATTACAGAGATCAAGAACTGAACCAATTATCATCATATTACTTATTAAAACCTGATGGCAGTGAATTTGGGAGTGCTTGGCACCATAATTCTCCGGATACTTATAATGCTTCATATTGGTATATCACGAGACAGTTACCCAATGATGCGGAGCCGGGTGCTTGGACTTTCAGGGTAAACTACAATTTAAATACATATGAGCATGTATTTTACGTGGGTGATTTGATTTTTGAGTCTGCTTTTGAAAACTGA
- a CDS encoding tetratricopeptide repeat-containing sulfotransferase family protein — translation MANKPASHYIQSIQSLMAQKNWDAAAEMADQFSRKLPGEVAAWILAAQCSMQSGQLDRAADCLVNARQLAPEDVMLIWQQLKVWESLGRYDLAIPQAKKMLNLIHKESVQVRADVLQGLAVFLMAQHQFEQAELIFLKINQQQPNHSDVLLNLATIKQYRGEIKEAEMMGLSVLNQFPMFPDALYFLAHLNRKNDKNLVEKIKSALKQKQLHPQSESKLHFSLAKKLEDAGDFATSFEHRKKGTKLFRSTYAYDVDGDIDFIKHIKEAYSQKVMKHSNDSCVNDAPIFIVGLPRSGTTLLERIIGNHDEVISAGELIYFNRLMSFALQKKAKNEALSSQQMVSASIDLDFNELGKSYVNCAEASLDSKARFIDKHPINGLYLGLIHKALPNAKFIILDRQPMDMCYAVYKQLFAPGIYQYSYDLKEVAAYYQAHSELMDHWQNVMPDAVCRINYEDLVADTELTARCVLDFCNLSWQGACLDLGSNKQASATASASQVRGKVYSSSVGLWKNYKEELSDLKRYLTS, via the coding sequence ATGGCCAATAAGCCAGCCAGTCATTATATTCAAAGCATCCAGTCACTTATGGCACAAAAAAACTGGGATGCTGCTGCTGAAATGGCAGACCAATTTTCCAGGAAATTGCCAGGCGAAGTGGCCGCTTGGATATTGGCTGCGCAATGCAGTATGCAGTCGGGTCAGTTGGATCGCGCGGCTGACTGTTTGGTCAATGCGCGTCAATTGGCACCAGAAGATGTGATGTTGATTTGGCAACAACTGAAAGTTTGGGAGTCATTGGGCCGTTATGATTTAGCCATACCGCAGGCAAAAAAAATGTTAAACTTGATTCACAAAGAATCAGTTCAAGTCAGGGCTGATGTGCTTCAAGGTTTGGCTGTGTTTTTAATGGCACAGCATCAATTCGAGCAGGCAGAATTGATTTTTCTGAAAATCAATCAACAACAACCCAATCACAGTGACGTTTTGCTCAACTTGGCAACAATCAAGCAATACAGAGGCGAAATTAAGGAAGCAGAAATGATGGGTTTGTCTGTGCTCAATCAATTTCCAATGTTTCCTGATGCCTTGTATTTTCTGGCTCATTTGAACCGAAAAAATGACAAGAACTTGGTAGAAAAGATAAAGTCTGCTTTGAAACAAAAGCAATTACATCCACAATCAGAATCAAAATTACATTTTTCGCTGGCTAAAAAACTCGAGGATGCTGGAGATTTTGCGACTTCATTTGAACACAGAAAAAAAGGTACCAAGCTGTTTCGTTCAACTTATGCTTATGATGTGGATGGCGATATTGACTTTATTAAACACATCAAGGAAGCCTATTCACAAAAAGTGATGAAGCATTCAAACGACAGCTGTGTCAATGATGCTCCAATTTTCATAGTCGGACTGCCTCGCTCTGGTACCACTTTGTTAGAGCGAATTATCGGTAATCATGATGAAGTGATTTCGGCGGGTGAGCTGATATATTTCAATCGTTTGATGTCTTTTGCACTGCAAAAGAAAGCAAAAAATGAAGCGCTTTCTAGCCAACAAATGGTCAGTGCTTCGATAGACCTTGATTTCAATGAGTTAGGAAAATCTTATGTGAATTGTGCAGAAGCCAGTCTGGATTCTAAAGCGCGGTTTATAGACAAGCACCCGATTAATGGTTTGTATTTGGGGTTAATCCACAAAGCTTTACCAAATGCCAAATTTATTATTTTGGATCGGCAGCCAATGGATATGTGTTATGCCGTCTATAAACAGCTTTTTGCGCCTGGCATCTATCAATATTCTTACGATTTGAAAGAGGTGGCGGCTTATTATCAAGCCCATTCAGAGTTGATGGATCATTGGCAAAATGTGATGCCTGATGCGGTTTGTCGGATCAATTATGAAGATTTAGTGGCTGATACTGAGTTGACCGCTAGGTGCGTTCTGGATTTTTGTAATTTGTCATGGCAAGGTGCGTGCTTGGACTTGGGTAGTAATAAACAAGCTTCAGCTACAGCGAGTGCCAGCCAAGTTAGGGGCAAAGTATACAGCTCTTCAGTGGGCTTGTGGAAAAATTACAAGGAAGAGCTGTCTGATTTAAAGCGATATTTAACTTCTTAG
- a CDS encoding YitT family protein yields MSTKAELKHGLRIFIGSMLMAVAIAFFLLPAEIVTGGTPGMGILLHILTPLTVGQAMLAINIPLLLAGWAFIDLGFALRSIFSMILTAVAVDYLPYFISFPEINSLLLSTLYGGIIAGVGVGLVLQGRASAGGTTIVARILSQYSHFKPAQIVLVMDSMILLAVGLIFQDLEKVLWSMISIYITARLIDRMLTGAVSEKFIHIVSKHNHTIGQTIKEELGRDGTILEGHNLTMENDKSILFVVVGIRRIPQLRDLVLSIDPNALMVVVEAAELSGTSRIRKQQQIAKKEA; encoded by the coding sequence ATGAGTACCAAAGCTGAATTAAAGCATGGACTGAGAATTTTTATTGGCTCGATGCTGATGGCAGTGGCCATTGCCTTCTTCTTACTGCCAGCTGAAATTGTCACAGGTGGCACGCCTGGCATGGGCATCTTACTGCACATACTCACTCCATTAACAGTGGGACAGGCCATGCTGGCAATCAATATTCCTTTATTATTAGCAGGCTGGGCATTCATTGACTTGGGGTTTGCATTGCGGAGTATTTTTTCCATGATACTGACTGCAGTTGCAGTTGATTATCTGCCCTACTTCATCAGCTTTCCAGAAATTAACAGCCTGCTGCTCTCTACTTTATATGGTGGCATCATAGCTGGCGTCGGTGTCGGATTGGTTTTGCAAGGCCGAGCATCAGCAGGTGGCACCACCATTGTGGCTCGCATATTATCTCAATACAGTCACTTTAAGCCAGCCCAAATTGTATTGGTGATGGACAGCATGATTTTATTGGCTGTGGGATTGATATTTCAGGACCTTGAAAAAGTGCTGTGGAGTATGATCAGCATTTATATAACGGCCCGCTTAATAGATCGCATGCTCACTGGCGCGGTTTCAGAAAAATTCATTCACATCGTTTCCAAACACAACCACACCATTGGTCAAACCATCAAAGAAGAATTGGGACGAGATGGTACCATTTTAGAAGGACATAATTTGACGATGGAGAATGACAAAAGTATTTTGTTTGTTGTCGTCGGTATCAGAAGAATTCCTCAACTGCGAGATTTGGTTTTGAGCATAGATCCAAATGCCTTAATGGTTGTGGTTGAGGCGGCAGAATTGTCTGGCACCAGCCGAATACGCAAACAACAACAAATAGCAAAAAAAGAAGCCTAA